In Juglans microcarpa x Juglans regia isolate MS1-56 chromosome 8D, Jm3101_v1.0, whole genome shotgun sequence, the following are encoded in one genomic region:
- the LOC121242628 gene encoding reticulon-like protein B9: MAQVRHSNLFLGGRSVHEALGGGKVADVLLWSNESSRTVSAALLIGMTVLWFLFEVAEYNLVTFLCHIIITTMLVFFIWTSIQDNFNWKIPPNIHDPMLRSYSEFREVASTLLTVLNEFLPKLLNIAYERDLRRFLSAILSLYILSVVGSYFSFLNLIYFGFLCMETLPLLYDKFRYQVDNFVEEAMENMKGKYNAFDSKFLNKIPRGHVKEKEK; encoded by the exons ATGGCACAGGTACGACATTCAAATCTTTTTCTAGGTGGAAGGTCTGTACATGAAGCGCTCGGAGGAGGAAAAG TGGCAGATGTGTTGTTGTGGAGCAACGAATCTTCTAGAACTGTATCAGCTGCACTTTTGATTGGGATGACAGTCTTATGGTTTCTTTTCGAAGTTGCTGAGTACAACCTGGTTACTTTCCTCTGTCACATCATCATCACCACCATGCTCGTTTTCTTCATATGGACCTCCATTCAAGATAATTTCAACTG GAAGATTCCCCCCAACATCCATGATCCTATGCTGCGGTCGTACTCTGAATTCAGAGAAGTAGCTTCCACCTTGCTCACAGTGTTGAACGAGTTTTTGCCAAAGCTCCTGAACATTGCATATGAAAGAGATCTACGACGTTTCCTTTCG GCAattctttctctttatatattatCAGTCGTTGGGTCATATTTCAGCTTTCTGAATCTCATTTATTTTG GCTTTCTTTGCATGGAAACACTGCCATTGCTGTACGATAAATTTCGGTACCAAGTAGATAATTTTGTTGAAGAAGCTATGGAAAACATGAAAGGAAAATACAATGCGTTCGACTCGAAGTTCCTGAACAAGATTCCCAGAGGCcatgtaaaagaaaaggaaaaatga